A genomic region of Thermodesulfobacteriota bacterium contains the following coding sequences:
- a CDS encoding TRAP transporter small permease subunit gives MIIDSIDNINEWVGKICSWTVIIILILVVLEVIKRKVFNAPSLWSLDVTTHLYGFHFMIVTAYTLKHDGHVKIDIFSNRFSKKTKTIIDIISFLLFYFPFCFVLLWEGTKFASKSWAMLETGWGAFHMPLYLLKTVIPITAFLLILQGIVIFTRKLQYLIKGVKHV, from the coding sequence ATGATTATAGACTCTATTGACAATATTAATGAATGGGTTGGTAAAATATGTAGCTGGACGGTAATTATCATTTTAATCCTTGTAGTTTTAGAAGTTATCAAAAGAAAGGTGTTTAATGCTCCATCTTTGTGGAGCCTTGATGTAACGACCCATCTTTATGGCTTCCACTTTATGATAGTAACTGCTTATACCTTAAAACACGATGGACATGTTAAAATAGATATCTTTTCAAACAGGTTCTCAAAAAAAACTAAGACTATCATAGATATCATTTCATTTCTTTTGTTTTATTTCCCGTTTTGCTTTGTTCTATTGTGGGAAGGGACTAAATTCGCATCCAAGTCCTGGGCGATGCTGGAAACAGGATGGGGTGCTTTTCATATGCCGCTATACCTGCTTAAAACGGTAATTCCAATAACTGCTTTTTTGCTTATTTTACAAGGCATTGTCATATTTACCAGGAAGCTGCAGTATTTAATTAAAGGAGTTAAACATGTTTGA
- a CDS encoding CaiB/BaiF CoA-transferase family protein — MSKSLKGLRVVDLSHVLAAPTCTMFLADLGAEVIHIEPPDGDDSRAFGPFVNEPDKNQCGYFISLNRNKKSMVLDLKHNKGKKILRELIKVSDVIVENYRPDTMKKLGFDWQEITKINPRIIYASISGFGRDTLPEYTNRPAYDMVAQGYSGIMSITGPEDGPLCRVGTSIGDIVAGHQAVIGILSALLWREKTGKGQYYDGSMVDGLFAILENAVARYGIEGVIPEPLGSAHPSITPFQGFKTHDGWIIMPVGNDKLWKKFCEAIDRADLISHQYFKTNPDRTKNRKKLIPILEIEIEKKTTKEWSDILDRKSLPYSQINNIKEVYESKHIQYRKMLVEIEQPGAGKMKIVGSPIKLSETPGEVYAPAPLLGQHSEEIMSEILGYSTEEITIMKNKGVINK, encoded by the coding sequence ATGAGTAAATCGCTCAAAGGATTAAGAGTTGTTGATTTAAGCCATGTATTGGCAGCACCGACATGTACAATGTTCTTAGCGGATCTAGGCGCTGAGGTTATCCATATTGAGCCTCCGGATGGAGATGATTCCAGGGCATTTGGGCCTTTCGTTAATGAGCCTGATAAGAATCAATGTGGATACTTCATAAGCTTAAACCGCAACAAAAAAAGTATGGTTTTAGATTTGAAGCATAATAAAGGGAAAAAAATACTTCGGGAACTTATAAAAGTATCTGATGTTATCGTCGAGAACTACAGACCTGATACAATGAAAAAATTGGGATTCGACTGGCAGGAGATTACTAAAATAAATCCTCGCATTATTTATGCATCAATCTCCGGCTTTGGACGCGATACTCTTCCGGAATATACTAACCGGCCGGCCTACGATATGGTTGCTCAGGGATATAGCGGAATCATGAGTATTACCGGACCGGAAGACGGCCCTTTATGCAGAGTAGGAACGTCTATAGGGGATATTGTTGCGGGTCATCAAGCTGTTATTGGAATATTATCTGCTTTGTTATGGAGAGAGAAAACAGGCAAAGGACAGTACTATGATGGTTCAATGGTTGACGGCTTATTTGCAATACTTGAGAATGCTGTTGCCAGATACGGAATAGAAGGGGTTATTCCGGAACCGTTAGGTAGCGCTCATCCTTCCATTACTCCATTTCAAGGATTTAAAACGCACGATGGCTGGATAATAATGCCGGTCGGAAACGATAAACTGTGGAAGAAATTCTGTGAGGCTATCGACCGTGCGGATCTTATTTCCCATCAATATTTTAAAACTAACCCTGATAGGACCAAAAACAGAAAAAAACTTATTCCCATCTTAGAAATTGAGATAGAAAAAAAGACGACAAAGGAGTGGTCTGATATTCTTGATAGGAAAAGCCTGCCATATTCGCAAATCAACAATATAAAAGAAGTCTATGAATCTAAGCATATCCAATACAGGAAAATGCTTGTAGAAATAGAACAGCCAGGTGCAGGCAAGATGAAAATAGTTGGCTCCCCAATCAAATTATCCGAAACACCAGGTGAAGTCTATGCCCCCGCGCCACTATTGGGCCAGCATTCCGAAGAAATAATGAGCGAAATACTGGGTTATTCTACCGAAGAAATTACCATAATGAAAAATAAGGGGGTGATTAATAAATAA
- a CDS encoding 4-hydroxyphenylacetate 3-hydroxylase N-terminal domain-containing protein, translated as MTLMTGQQYKDSIKDMNINLYCFGEKVENQLEHPLFKPAIDAVALSYDLANDPDYQDKITTTSHITGERINFFTHLYQNAEDFVKRLDLMRDLLHYHGMCTGARCVSGNIANGLESVTYEIDKKNGSNYYERFRKYWEKVQREDLAVGGYITDPKGDRSKRPSEQNNKEAYMRVVKQNKDGIIVRGAKFMISGASIAHEALIMPTRGMREDETSYAVAFAVPTDTKGLTLVEQFPSPDFRRIAPGAKGMDYGNVNYGVYNAANIFFDDVFVPWDRVFMCGEYEFTNTLVSRVAPTFRCVTGSCKCGHRDLLLGGSAIMADFNGVGKAGHIKEKLSEMSYESELSYGCLIGAAYKGFKTESGNYFPSALYANVGKYQASKSLWYCARMGVDMTGGLVMSMNTVKDLENPETGPFINKYLEANPEVSAENRMKMIRMMEYLTGIGNILVAESSQGGAPTASQQLVINVELRKKIEEYKKCVLDLAEVKK; from the coding sequence ATGACATTAATGACAGGACAACAGTATAAGGATAGCATTAAGGACATGAATATTAATCTTTATTGTTTCGGAGAAAAAGTTGAGAATCAGCTTGAACATCCCCTTTTTAAACCCGCTATTGATGCAGTAGCCTTAAGCTATGATCTGGCAAATGATCCCGATTATCAAGATAAAATAACAACAACTTCACATATTACCGGTGAACGAATCAACTTTTTTACCCACCTCTACCAGAATGCAGAGGACTTTGTAAAACGGTTGGATCTTATGCGCGATCTTCTTCATTACCATGGTATGTGTACAGGAGCGCGATGTGTTTCAGGGAATATCGCTAATGGCCTTGAATCGGTTACTTACGAAATAGACAAAAAGAATGGTTCAAATTATTATGAAAGATTTCGTAAATATTGGGAAAAGGTACAACGTGAGGACCTTGCGGTCGGGGGATATATTACCGACCCAAAAGGTGATCGAAGCAAAAGACCTTCCGAACAAAATAATAAAGAAGCATATATGAGAGTAGTTAAACAGAATAAAGATGGAATCATCGTACGTGGTGCAAAATTTATGATTTCCGGAGCATCTATTGCACATGAGGCATTGATAATGCCTACCAGAGGAATGAGGGAAGATGAAACATCTTATGCTGTGGCTTTTGCCGTTCCAACGGATACAAAGGGGTTGACTTTAGTAGAGCAATTCCCTTCTCCGGATTTTCGACGCATTGCTCCGGGTGCGAAGGGAATGGATTATGGTAATGTAAATTATGGAGTATATAATGCAGCAAATATTTTTTTTGATGATGTGTTTGTGCCATGGGACAGAGTATTTATGTGTGGCGAATACGAGTTTACGAATACTTTGGTCAGCAGAGTTGCGCCAACTTTTAGATGTGTAACAGGTTCCTGTAAATGTGGACATCGTGATCTTCTTTTAGGAGGCTCGGCGATAATGGCGGATTTCAATGGCGTAGGCAAAGCTGGTCATATTAAAGAAAAGCTTTCCGAAATGAGCTATGAGAGCGAGTTATCTTATGGATGTCTGATTGGTGCGGCTTATAAAGGATTCAAAACAGAGTCGGGCAACTATTTCCCGAGTGCTCTATATGCCAATGTTGGTAAATACCAGGCAAGCAAATCTCTGTGGTATTGTGCTCGGATGGGGGTTGATATGACCGGAGGGCTGGTAATGAGTATGAATACAGTTAAGGATTTAGAAAATCCCGAAACAGGGCCGTTTATAAATAAATATTTAGAAGCTAATCCTGAAGTGTCTGCAGAAAACAGAATGAAAATGATAAGAATGATGGAATATTTGACAGGTATTGGAAACATTCTGGTAGCTGAATCATCTCAAGGAGGAGCTCCAACAGCAAGTCAGCAATTAGTAATAAATGTTGAGCTTAGAAAAAAGATAGAAGAGTATAAAAAGTGTGTTCTCGACTTGGCTGAAGTAAAAAAATAG
- a CDS encoding GntR family transcriptional regulator produces the protein MPKYQIKKIEDFQLLKDRVYEAIKKEITGLNLRPGEQLSEKSLAHELGVSKSPVRDALQRLESEGFVYASPYRGYFVSTLSATEFEDIFQMRIAIELFCLREKIDSYSETDINDLEAVTKMSVEQIKKSDEASALENHLCFHKMIVNKLGNKLIDDVYFNLCEKMVRYLYVAKKNLPDIIIESDEEHQELFKAIQTRNSALSVRILKAHLSSLMNKYLKSEKIIKYHNSIMNSDHK, from the coding sequence ATGCCAAAATACCAAATAAAGAAAATAGAAGATTTTCAGCTTCTTAAAGATAGAGTTTATGAAGCTATCAAGAAGGAAATTACCGGATTGAACCTGAGGCCAGGAGAGCAACTTAGTGAGAAATCTCTTGCACATGAATTGGGAGTTAGTAAATCCCCTGTGCGTGATGCGCTTCAGCGTTTGGAATCCGAAGGTTTCGTCTATGCCAGTCCATATAGAGGATATTTTGTTTCTACGCTATCAGCTACAGAATTCGAAGATATTTTTCAAATGAGAATCGCGATAGAATTGTTTTGTTTAAGAGAGAAAATTGATTCATATTCAGAAACAGACATTAACGACCTTGAAGCAGTCACAAAGATGTCTGTTGAGCAAATTAAAAAGTCAGACGAAGCTTCAGCACTTGAAAATCATTTATGTTTTCATAAAATGATTGTAAATAAACTTGGTAACAAATTGATAGATGATGTCTATTTTAATCTTTGTGAGAAGATGGTGAGATATCTATATGTTGCTAAGAAAAACCTGCCAGACATTATAATAGAATCTGACGAGGAGCATCAGGAATTATTTAAAGCGATTCAAACCAGAAACAGCGCGTTATCGGTTAGGATTTTAAAAGCCCATCTTTCAAGTCTGATGAATAAGTATTTAAAATCTGAGAAAATTATAAAATATCACAATTCAATAATGAATTCTGATCATAAATGA
- the mce gene encoding methylmalonyl-CoA epimerase: protein MLKKIDHIAIAVKDIESAERFFTANYNLVASSKDTIGDTKVCFFKIGDTCLELVQSVTQDGIISKHIEKEGEGIHHIAFVVEDIKASIEKVKSKKIKLIDNKPRPGANGTQIAFLDPMDNYGISIEFVELSEK, encoded by the coding sequence ATGCTGAAGAAAATTGATCATATAGCAATAGCAGTAAAGGATATTGAATCGGCAGAACGCTTTTTTACAGCAAATTATAATTTAGTCGCATCATCAAAGGATACAATTGGTGACACAAAGGTATGCTTCTTCAAGATCGGTGACACATGCCTTGAGTTAGTTCAGTCAGTAACACAGGATGGCATAATATCGAAACATATCGAAAAGGAAGGGGAAGGAATTCATCACATTGCTTTTGTAGTTGAAGATATCAAAGCTTCTATAGAAAAAGTAAAATCAAAGAAAATAAAATTAATTGACAATAAACCAAGACCCGGTGCTAATGGCACTCAGATTGCATTTCTTGATCCTATGGACAATTACGGAATATCAATTGAATTTGTTGAACTGTCAGAAAAATAA
- the dctP gene encoding TRAP transporter substrate-binding protein DctP has product MNSKTLKYYAWVTILLLFVIGYSSSAMAKTIRWKMGSCWSSSNALIDADRYFVKTVNELAAGKLKIKLFTVGEIVPAFGLFDAVRDGTLQAGGDWPGYWAGKDTAFSTLCGFPMLPRQIDYITWIYKGGGFEMYNEIYGKYGLVYFPYFIESAESGVRSNKRYAKLDDFKGSKIRMGGKLQSEALVELGAIPVSITGEEVYQALEKKMIDGAEFNLPYMDWQLGYQYVTTEQSAPAWQQPSTVMGVCINKKAWEKLPKDLQAVIKYSAQATVTWCIAHSSMESGKAQEQFLKRGVRVTYLDDAALDKIEKICRKNILEEAKKNPLFAKSIFSFFKTIQQVAPYRDLERPLLKRSVRFSESEMSELEKLGK; this is encoded by the coding sequence ATGAACAGCAAAACTTTGAAATATTATGCATGGGTAACTATACTGTTGCTATTTGTTATTGGTTATTCAAGTTCAGCTATGGCGAAGACTATAAGATGGAAAATGGGATCATGCTGGTCTTCAAGTAATGCACTTATCGACGCAGATCGGTATTTTGTAAAAACTGTCAATGAACTTGCTGCCGGTAAGCTTAAAATAAAGCTTTTCACGGTAGGAGAAATAGTACCAGCTTTCGGGCTGTTTGATGCTGTTCGAGATGGAACTTTACAGGCCGGAGGAGACTGGCCAGGTTATTGGGCAGGAAAAGATACCGCTTTTAGTACACTCTGTGGTTTTCCGATGTTACCTCGGCAGATTGATTATATAACCTGGATTTATAAGGGCGGTGGATTCGAAATGTACAATGAAATATATGGCAAATACGGTTTGGTTTATTTTCCATATTTTATAGAATCTGCAGAATCAGGAGTCAGAAGCAATAAGAGATATGCCAAGTTGGATGATTTTAAAGGTTCCAAAATTAGAATGGGCGGCAAGCTTCAGAGCGAAGCACTTGTAGAACTCGGTGCTATACCCGTGAGTATCACTGGTGAGGAAGTATATCAGGCATTAGAGAAAAAAATGATAGATGGAGCAGAATTTAATCTTCCGTATATGGATTGGCAACTTGGTTACCAGTACGTGACAACAGAGCAAAGCGCACCAGCCTGGCAGCAACCGTCAACTGTAATGGGAGTTTGCATCAATAAAAAAGCTTGGGAAAAATTGCCAAAAGATTTACAGGCGGTCATAAAATATTCAGCGCAAGCTACTGTAACATGGTGTATCGCGCATTCCAGTATGGAATCTGGTAAAGCCCAGGAGCAATTTCTAAAAAGAGGCGTCAGGGTTACATATCTGGACGACGCTGCTTTAGATAAAATTGAAAAAATATGTCGTAAAAATATATTAGAAGAAGCGAAAAAAAATCCTTTGTTTGCAAAATCAATATTTTCGTTCTTCAAAACTATTCAGCAGGTAGCTCCCTACAGAGATCTGGAACGTCCTCTTCTTAAAAGAAGTGTCAGGTTCTCTGAATCTGAAATGAGTGAACTCGAAAAATTAGGGAAATAA